The Rufibacter sp. DG15C region TAGCACTCACCCAGTCCATCAAGCCTGGGAAGCGCTTGTTCAAGGCGCTCATCACTTTGGCGCCGCCGCCTACCATGATGTCGCGGTGCGGGTGCGTGGCCGCCTCCAAAATGGCATTGGCTACTTCTTCGGGGGTATATACCGGTGGGGGAAGGGTGAGGGCCTTGTCTGTGTAGTTCTTGGCGTGTTCTGGGTATGGCGTGTCAATACCGGCGGGCTTTATGAGCGTCACCGACACCGGAGCTTTGTCTTCCATCAATTCAATTCGCAAGGCATCTGTAAAGCCTTTCACGGCATGCTTGCTGGCCGCGTACATGCCTTGCAACGGAATAGACACGTCAGACACCTCACTGCCCACGTTGATGATGGCGCCTCCTCTGTTTCTCAGGTGACGGGCGGCGGCTAAAGAGCCATAGACTACGCCCCAGAAATTAGTGTCAAACAGACGGCGGTTGTCTTCATCGGTGACCTCATCCAGACGGCCGTAGATAGAAACCCCTGCATCGTTCACCCAGGTGTCAAACCCTCCGAACTCCCGCATAGCCACGTCCACTATCCATTGTACCTCTACCTGTCTTCCCACGTCTGCCACGCAGTGACGCGCCTCTCCGCCTGCATTTCTAATTTCCCGCTCAATCTGCTCTAGGGCTTCGCGGTTGCGGGCGGCCAAGACAACCTTGGCGCCTTGTTTAGCCGCCGATTTGGCTGTAGCCAAGCCAATGCCGCTAGAAGCGCCTGTGATGACAATTACCTGTTCCTTCAATGGTTTTAATGAAACTCCCATACTTACAATGTTAAATGAGTACTCAAATTCAAGTGATTACCTCATTTCTTACGGGGGCTAATTTCAATTGATACAGAAAAAATGCAAGCTTCACTAAGTTAATTAAATGCCGTTTCGCCTATATAGAAAGCCCTGATTTCTTTAAAAGTTTGGAGGAAGTTGTCAAATTAGGAGGAGGCAAAATTGCTTTCGCCATAGCGGTATCTACAAATAAAAAAGGCGCTCCTAAAGTAGAAGCGCCTTTTTTAATGGCATCTGTTTTTGGCCTGATTTCCAGGAAACATGCCAGAAATGGAAATCCTATTTCAAATGCAAGTCAAAGTACTCAGTGACCTTCTTGTACAGGTGCACACGGTCTTTGCCGCCCACGTTGTGTGGATGACCCGGATACACGAAGTAGTCCAGCAAAACACCCTCGTCCACGGCCTTTTTCAGGAAGGCCTGGCTGTGTTGCCACACCACCACGTCATCTACGGTGCCGTGAATCATGAGCAGCTTGCCTTTCAGGTTTTTGACGTGGTTGAGTAGGTTGGCGTTTTTGTAGCCTTCAGGGTTTTCTTGTGGGGTGTCCATGTAGCGCTCGGTGTACATGACTTCATAGAAGCTCCAGTCAATCACAGGACCGCCGGCCACACCAACTTTGAATATGCCCGGCTGCTTGAGCATCAAAGAAGTGGTCATGAACCCGCCGTAGCTCCAGCCGTGCACGCCCAGACGGTTTTGGTCTACATAGGGCAGTGATTTCAGGTACTTTACGCCTTTCATCTGGTCGCTTACTTCTGCTACGCCAGCGTTCCGGAAAATGGCTTGCTCAAATGCACGTCCTCTGTCTGCCGAGCCCCGGTTGTCTAACGTGAACACAATGTAGCCTTTCTGGGCCATGTATTGCATCCAGAGGTTAGAACCGCCCAACCAGCTGTTGGTAATCATTTGCGCATGCGGACCACCGTACACATACACCACCACCGGGTACTTCTTGCTCTTGTCAAAGTTGGGTGGCGTAATCAGGCGGCAGAACAGGTCGGTTCCGTCTTCGGCTTTGATGGGGAAGACAGTGGTCTCGCCTAAAGCGTAATCCTTTAGCGGGTCTGGCGCGGTCAACAGGGTCTTAGCTACTTTGTCCTTGTCCGTGTCCAGAATTCTAATGGTGCGCGGCGTAACTGGGCTGCTGTAGTTGTCAATGAAGTAATCCGCCTTCGGGCTGAGGGTCACGTTGTGCACGCCGCTGCCCTGGGTCATGCGGCCAATGCGTCCGCCGCCAGATAATTCCACAGAGTAGAGGTGGCGCTCCAAGGGGCTTTCAGCGGTGGCGGTATAGTAGACTTCTTTGCCGTTCGGGTTGAAGCCCACAATAGTTTTGACAATGAAGTCGCCTTGGGTCAATTGACTGATGAGCTTGCCGCTGGTGTTGTAGAGGTACAGGTGGTCATAGCCATCGCGCTCAGAGAACCATACAAACTGGTCTGGCTTGCCGGGCACAAAATACATTCCGCGTTCCGGCTCAATCCACTTGTCGTTCTTCTCTTCAAATAAAGTTTTCACAAAGGCACCGGTAACGGCGTCATACTGGTTCAGCCACATCTGGTTCTGCGCACGGTTAACCACGGCTACATAAATGTGCTTCTCGTCAGGGCTCCAGGTGATGTTGGTCAGGTACTGCTCGGCGGGCTCGCCGGTTTTCAAGAACACGGTTTTGCCAGAGGCCACGTTGTAAACGCCCACGGTCACATGATGGCTCTTGCCGCCGGCCATAGGGTATTTAATGTTATTGAGCGTAGCCGGCACCGTGCTAATGTCCACCAACGGGTAGTCGGTGACCATGGTCTGATCCATGCGGTAATACGCCAAGCCGTTGCCACTCGGGCTCCAGAAGATGCCTTTGGTGATACCAAACTCCGAGCGGTGCGCCGCCTGACCGTTTACAATAGCCTCGTTGGTGTCCTGGGTAATTTGCTTGTTCTCCGTGCCGGGCTGGGAAAGGAACAGGTTGTTGCCTTTAGTGAAGGCCGAGCGCTGTTTGTTAGGCGCGAAATCCACATTCTCCGCGGCCGCATCCATGGCGTAGAATTTTTGCGCCGTTTTGGTTTGCATGTTAAAGCGGTACAGCTGGCCTTTTTGGTTAATGAATACCTCATTGCTGTTCAGCCACTGTAAGCCATTTACGGTGGAGATTTTGCTTCCGCCGGCTTTCTCTATGGCACTGCTCACTTCTGCGGCAGTCAAGATGGTCTTGGCGTTGTCCTTGATGCCGCCGCGCAGGAGTTGGTCGTTTTTGTCAGAAACGTAGCTATACTCATCGGTTCCCGGCACCCACGTAAGCTGACGCAGGTTGGCAGGGTTCAGGCTGGGATTGAGGAAGGCGTCCTCCATGGTGAGCTGCTTGTTCTGGGCCAGCGTGGGTAGGACCAGAAGGGCGGCAAACCACAACAAAGAGAGTTTTTTGAGTGTTGGTTGGTACATGTCTTGGGTAGAATTAAATACTGGTTTCCTCCGGTAAAGTGCCTGCGGCGTAAGAGGATTAGTAAGTGCTTAACTGGTCAAAAATAAGTCCAAAGTATTGGTTTTTCAGGAACAACGGGCATTTTTTATCTGTTTTACTTTTGCTGAGGCCCACAAAGGTTGTGCTTCTTTAACTCAGGTCTACTATGTAACTTTGCGTTATGGACATTTTAACTGAAATTCTGGAGCAGGAAGACGTATTGGTGCTGGAGGAAGAGACCACCGACCTACGTGAACTGGTGGTGTTCAATGACGACGTCAATACGTTTGACCACGTCATCAACACCTTGGTGCAGGTGTGTCGCCACTCGCAGGAGCAGGCAGAACAGTGTACCATGCTTATCCATTACAAAGGAAAGTGCACCGTCAAGCTGGGTTCTTTCACAGAGCTACAGTCCATGTGCACGGCCATCCATGACCGGGGTATCTCAGCGGAT contains the following coding sequences:
- a CDS encoding SDR family oxidoreductase, which codes for MGVSLKPLKEQVIVITGASSGIGLATAKSAAKQGAKVVLAARNREALEQIEREIRNAGGEARHCVADVGRQVEVQWIVDVAMREFGGFDTWVNDAGVSIYGRLDEVTDEDNRRLFDTNFWGVVYGSLAAARHLRNRGGAIINVGSEVSDVSIPLQGMYAASKHAVKGFTDALRIELMEDKAPVSVTLIKPAGIDTPYPEHAKNYTDKALTLPPPVYTPEEVANAILEAATHPHRDIMVGGGAKVMSALNKRFPGLMDWVSAKMMSEAQLEDGPVTNRNGSLHRPSTAGEIRGHHNGYVMKTSLYTRAKTNPVKVGVLALAAGAAVLALVNSNSKKNGVKTSYNHADLDDLSNLQNREFINTQDVQNTLR
- a CDS encoding S9 family peptidase, which codes for MYQPTLKKLSLLWFAALLVLPTLAQNKQLTMEDAFLNPSLNPANLRQLTWVPGTDEYSYVSDKNDQLLRGGIKDNAKTILTAAEVSSAIEKAGGSKISTVNGLQWLNSNEVFINQKGQLYRFNMQTKTAQKFYAMDAAAENVDFAPNKQRSAFTKGNNLFLSQPGTENKQITQDTNEAIVNGQAAHRSEFGITKGIFWSPSGNGLAYYRMDQTMVTDYPLVDISTVPATLNNIKYPMAGGKSHHVTVGVYNVASGKTVFLKTGEPAEQYLTNITWSPDEKHIYVAVVNRAQNQMWLNQYDAVTGAFVKTLFEEKNDKWIEPERGMYFVPGKPDQFVWFSERDGYDHLYLYNTSGKLISQLTQGDFIVKTIVGFNPNGKEVYYTATAESPLERHLYSVELSGGGRIGRMTQGSGVHNVTLSPKADYFIDNYSSPVTPRTIRILDTDKDKVAKTLLTAPDPLKDYALGETTVFPIKAEDGTDLFCRLITPPNFDKSKKYPVVVYVYGGPHAQMITNSWLGGSNLWMQYMAQKGYIVFTLDNRGSADRGRAFEQAIFRNAGVAEVSDQMKGVKYLKSLPYVDQNRLGVHGWSYGGFMTTSLMLKQPGIFKVGVAGGPVIDWSFYEVMYTERYMDTPQENPEGYKNANLLNHVKNLKGKLLMIHGTVDDVVVWQHSQAFLKKAVDEGVLLDYFVYPGHPHNVGGKDRVHLYKKVTEYFDLHLK
- a CDS encoding ATP-dependent Clp protease adaptor ClpS, with translation MDILTEILEQEDVLVLEEETTDLRELVVFNDDVNTFDHVINTLVQVCRHSQEQAEQCTMLIHYKGKCTVKLGSFTELQSMCTAIHDRGISADIV